In Uranotaenia lowii strain MFRU-FL chromosome 2, ASM2978415v1, whole genome shotgun sequence, one genomic interval encodes:
- the LOC129742609 gene encoding uncharacterized protein LOC129742609, with amino-acid sequence MHPRRSSISGTDFAVVYSAMCPNDLQSEELDYELLLRKVIVAEDASRQKRASLLKQILRDEADGENFELHYDIHPEIDIDVCKKNYREIHQMITTLPKDQISHLKARLLHLGHRLAVIKYHSVGEIRRESDLVFRKVLDLLNEGFWSAHSRIGDYDESERLVNHRYTFAEKRKTGAIPKRVVEPEFVTKEEFDRAMKDVGSLIQALAKQNSSMREEINKLTTIITTQFHASASNNPTSLPVQTETIPCPRSTEIPKLNKTNPFLLPEEEIPPCSAPYFTNRDSNPFLEENPAMSDVVTHEPPENPNYNISPIQLTSVQPPPFEPNPRFFPSSLNYSRRKVIPVSQWKIKKYSGNDQDPGLGTRKSSNFQRIVANYVPPGEGECYNCGDLHDLEACPIPHLTIYDIPIQALLDSGSSLTFINSRVFDRLNRVKIRPLSDSVELRTADGSNLEVIGEVLLPFRYNNKTRIIKTLVAPSLTKDCICGIDFWERFGIYPAIATISKSPVKQLTDSEKPRLSLEQLASLEEVKRSFKTADSDYLDTTDLCEHHIVIKDEFKSAKPIRLYPYPLAPKIQEGLFAEIDRLLARGIIEESNSDWSLNVVPIRKPSGEIRLCLDARKLNERTVRDAYPLPHPGRILSRLPRAKFLSTIDLTEAFLQIPLARESRKYCAFSVQGRGMFAFRRCPYGLLNSPASLARLMSRVLGNGELEPNVFVYLDDIVLVTETFEDHIRLLSEISKRLRRANLSIKLEKSHFCLEEIPFLGYILSSRGLQVNPEKIRPIVEYERPVTVTKLRRFLGMSNYYRRFIADYSKITAPLSELLKTKNKTIKWTSEAEVAFQVIKEKLITSPILASADFDHEFILHTDASNHAVAGVLTQRLADQEHVIEYYSKKLTTPERSYHATEKEGLAALLSIEHFRGYIEGSHFTLVTDSSALTFIMRSKWKTSSRLSRWSLSLQQYDMTIVHRRGRDNVVPDALSRSVMAIQSTSKSSWYNDLKYKVDTNPEDYPDFRLEGDNLLKYVFQDDLTDHRFDWKIVVPEDHKQDILTAAHDQFMHQGAEKTLAKIRQQYYWPGMTKDVKSYIRKCQVCKEIKPPNTATTPLMGDMRTPTRPWEIIALDYIGPLPRSKSGKQYILVALDLFSKWVQIKAFPQISIMVPLLPPKSSVH; translated from the exons ATGCATCCGCGTCGTTCTTCCATCTCCGGTACCGATTTCGCGGTGGTGTATAGTGCGATGTGCCCAAACGATTTACAATCGGAGGAGCTCGACTATGAGCTTCTTCTTCGCAAAGTTATCGTCGCGGAAGATGCGTCGCGTCAAAAACGTGCAAGTTTGCTTAAGCAAATTTTGCGAGATGAAGCCGACGGTGAGAATTTTGAGCTTCACTACGATATCCATCCCGAAATTGATATAGATGTTTGCAAGAAAAATTATCGCGAAATTCATCAAATGATAACAACGTTACCTAAAGATCAAATTTCTCATTTGAAAGCTCGTTTATTGCACTTGGGACATCGTTTAGCCGTGATAAAATACCATTCGGTCGGTGAAATTCGTCGTGAAAGTGACCTCGTGTTCCGAAAAGTTTTAGACCTTTTAAATGAAGGTTTCTGGTCGGCACATTCGCGTATCGGTGACTATGACGAGTCGGAGAGGTTAGTTAATCATAGATACACGTTCGCGGAAAAACGAAAAACCGGTGCTATTCCGAAACGAGTTGTTGAGCCAGAATTTGTGACGAAAGAAGAGTTCGACAGGGCGATGAAAGATGTCGGTAGTTTGATTCAAGCGTTAGCAAAGCAAAATAGCAGTATGCGCGAAGAAATAAACAAGTTGACTACGAtcattaccacgcagtttcATGCTTCCGCGTCGAACAACCCTACTAGTCTTCCGGTTCAAACTGAGACGATTCCGTGCCCGCGTTCTACTGAAATTCCGAAGTTGAACAAGACCAACCCGTTTTTGCTTCCCGAAGAGGAAATTCCTCCTTGTTCAGCCCCGTATTTCACTAACCGTGATTCGAATccatttttggaagaaaatccCGCGATGTCTGATGTCGTTACCCACGAACCTCCAGAAAATCCCAACTATAACATCAGTCCGATTCAACTAACATCCGTGCAACCGCCGCCGTTCGAGCCAAATCCGCGATTTTTTCCGAGTTCACTGAACTATTCCCGAAGAAAGGTCATTCCGGTTTCACAgtggaaaattaaaaagtacTCCGGAAATGATCAAG ACCCTGGATTAGGAACACGTAAAAGTAGTAACTTCCAACGAATAGTAGCTAACTATGTACCACCTGGGGAAGGAGAATGCTACAATTGTGGAGACCTCCATGATTTGGAAGCATGTCCGATTCCTC ATTTAACAATCTATGACATTCCGATTCAGGCCTTGCTTGATTCGGGTAGCAGCTTAACTTTTATCAACTCCAGAGTCTTTGATCGTTTGAATCGTGTTAAAATTCGTCCCTTGTCAGATAGTGTAGAGCTACGAACAGCAGATGGCTCGAATCTCGAAGTCATCGGAGAAGTTTTACTTCCTTTTAGATACAACAATAAAACCAGAATCATCAAAACCTTAGTAGCTCCTTCTTTAACAAAAGATTGTATTTGTGGGATTGACTTTTGGGAACGTTTTGGGATATATCCAGCCATCGCCACTATTTCCAAAAGTCCAGTCAAACAGCTGACGGACTCTGAAAAGCCAAGGCTTAGCCTTGAGCAGTTAGCGTCATTAGAAGAAGTCAAACGATCTTTCAAAACTGCTGACTCTGATTATCTGGACACTACCGATTTGTGTGAACACCATATTGTGATCAAAGATGAATTTAAATCAGCTAAACCAATTCGTTTATACCCCTATCCATTGGCTCCTAAAATTCAGGAAGGATTATTCGCTGAAATCGATCGATTGTTGGCAAGAGGAATAATTGAGGAGTCCAATTCGGATTGGTCTCTGAATGTAGTACCAATTCGAAAGCCATCTGGTGAAATTCGCCTCTGTCTCGACGCAAGGAAGCTCAACGAGAGAACCGTTCGTGACGCGTATCCGCTTCCTCATCCTGGACGGATTCTGAGCCGGTTACCCCGGGCAAAGTTTTTGTCGACCATAGACTTGACGGAAGCGTTCCTCCAAATACCCCTGGCACGGGAATCTCGCAAATATTGCGCATTTAGTGTTCAGGGGCGTGGGATGTTCGCCTTCCGCCGATGTCCCTATGGTCTGCTTAACAGTCCGGCTAGCTTGGCGCGGCTTATGTCCAGGGTGTTAGGAAACGGTGAGCTGGAGCCGAATGTCTTTGTGTACCTGGACGATATCGTTCTGGTCACAGAGACATTCGAGGACCACATTCGGCTTCTCTCCGAGATCTCTAAGCGTTTGCGACGGGCGAATTTGTCAATCAAGCTGGAAAAATCTCACTTCTGCCTGGAGGAAATACCTTTCCTCGGCTACATTCTTTCTTCTCGAGGTTTACAGGTAAACCCTGAGAAGATAAGACCTATTGTAGAATATGAAAGACCTGTGACAGTGACTAAGCTGAGGAGATTCCTTGGCATGTCAAACTATTATCGGCGATTCATTGCCGATTATAGTAAGATAACTGCTCCATTATcagaacttttaaaaactaaaaataagacCATCAAGTGGACATCTGAGGCAGAAGTAGCATTCCAAGTAATTAAAGAGAAACTGATAACATCACCTATCCTAGCAAGTGCTGATTTTGATCACGAGTTCATCTTACATACCGATGCGAGTAACCACGCTGTGGCTGGCGTGCTTACGCAACGCCTGGCTGATCAGGAGCACGTCATCGAGTATTATTCAAAGAAACTAACAACACCAGAAAGATCCTATCATGCTACAGAAAAAGAAGGACTTGCCGCTCTTCTATCTATTGAACACTTTCGAGGATACATAGAGGGTAGTCACTTTACACTTGTGACAGATTCGTCAGCATTGACGTTTATAATGCGTTCCAAGTGGAAAACATCCTCCAGACTGAGTCGGTGGAGTTTATCATTACAACAGTATGACATGACAATCGTCCATCGTCGGGGACGAGACAACGTTGTACCCGATGCGCTTTCACGTAGTGTGATGGCCATCCAAAGTACTTCAAAGTCATCGTGGTataatgatttgaaatataAGGTCGACACCAATCCTGAAGATTACCCAGATTTTCGGTTGGAAGGAGACAATCTTTTGAAATACGTTTTCCAGGACGATCTAACCGATCATCGATTTGATTGGAAAATCGTCGTTCCTGAAGATCATAAACAAGATATTTTAACCGCAGCACATGATCAATTCATGCATCAGGGTGCAGAGAAAACTCTGGCTAAAATTCGGCAACAATATTATTGGCCAGGGATGACAAAGGACGTTAAGTCGTACATCAGAAAGTGTCAGGTTTGTAAGGAAATAAAACCTCCAAACACCGCTACAACACCGTTGATGGGAGACATGCGTACTCCGACCAGACCGTGGGAGATCATCGCTCTGGATTACATCGGACCATTGCCGCGGTCTAAAAGTGGAAAGCAATATATCTTGGTCGCATTAGATCTATTTAGTAAGTGGGTACAGATAAAAGCTTTTCCTCAAATCTCG ATAATGGTTCCACTTTTACCTCCAAAGAGTTCGGTTCATTAA